In one Panulirus ornatus isolate Po-2019 chromosome 25, ASM3632096v1, whole genome shotgun sequence genomic region, the following are encoded:
- the LOC139757292 gene encoding uncharacterized protein, which translates to MKLGLKGRPGSTGRLGHQKVQAQQEDLDQLKPRLNRTTQTNKKSRLYRKTRINKKSRLNRKTRINKTSRLNKKIRINKKSRLYRKIRINKTSRLNRKIRINKKSRLYRKTWINKKSWLNRNTRINKKSRLNEKTWINKKSRFNSKTWLNRKTRINKKSRLNRKTWINKKPRLNSKTWLNKKTRINKTQQQNLPQQEDLAQQEAKAQKENLAHMT; encoded by the coding sequence ATGAAACTTGGCTTAAAAGGAAGACCAGGCTCAACAGGAAGACTTGGTCACCAAAAAGTCCAGGCTCAACAAGAAGACCTGGATCAATTAAAGCCCAGGCTCAACAGGACGACCCAGACCAACAAGAAGTCCAGGCTATACAGGAAGACCCGGATCAACAAGAAGTCCAGGCTCAACAGGAAGACCAGGATCAACAAGACGTCCAGGCTCAACAAGAAGATCAGGATCAACAAGAAGTCCAGGCTATACAGGAAGATCAGGATCAACAAGACGTCCAGGCTCAACAGAAAGATCAGGATCAACAAGAAGTCCAGGCTATACAGGAAGACCTGGATCAACAAGAAGTCCTGGCTTAACAGGAATACCCGGATCAACAAGAAGTCCAGACTCAACGAGAAGACCTGGATCAACAAGAAGTCCAGGTTTAACAGCAAAACTTGGCTCAACAGGAAGACCCGGATCAACAAGAAGTCCAGGCTCAACAGGAAAACCTGGATCAACAAGAAGCCCAGGCTCAACAGCAAAACTTGGCTCAACAAGAAGACCAGGATCAACAAGACTCAACAGCAAAACTTACCTCAACAGGAAGACTTAGCTCAACAAGAAGCCAAGGCTCAAAAAGAAAACTTGGCTCACATGACCTGA